TCCCATTACTATTTCAAATGAAGTGAACATTGATAGAGAAGAACTAAAGAAAACAATGAGCAACAAAGAAAAAGGTGAATTGGGGGAACGATTCACCTGTGAAGCTTTCGAGAATTCAATTGTTTTTAAAAACATTCCTACAACAAAATTCGGTGGAGACATCGATTCTATAATTATTAAAGATGGAGTTCTTTTTTGGATTGAAGTGAAAAATGTAAATACAGATTTCATTATCTCCCCTGATTGGAGCCAGACTCATGTTGAGGCTCGTTTTGATGATGCTCATGAGTATAAGGTTCAAGGATATGCGGATAAATTTGGAATTAAAGACATTGTAAAGATGTTGGTAATTCCTGAATTTGTTATTGCTAACCCCGCAATAAATTATACCCTTAATGAAATTAATTTACACATTGTGGAAACACATAGACAAGCTCTAAGTGAAGAAGATGCTGTATGCTGGAAGAACACTATTACTGATTTCGTTGATGCATGTATTGATAACAGAAATGAGGATTGCAATGGTAATGAATCTAAAACAACTAAAGATTCTACCAATAGGTCTGTTAAAATCAATACAGGTATAGCACTGGATTATGGCTTAGAGCCTAGCTTTAGGGCATTGCTTTTGGTTTTGTTCATTAAAAAATACTACTTGAAACACTTCATAGAGCATTTTACCAAACAAAAAACCCCAATTTTTCATTCAACCATTAGCGATGAGTTTGAAACATTAGCTCACTTTACGATTCATCAGGAATTGAATGAACATAAATTGAAAGGAGGTTGGGATTTGACACAAGCTAGAGGCAGAGTTTCCAAAATGGAAGATATGAACGACATTCA
This is a stretch of genomic DNA from Candidatus Bathyarchaeum sp.. It encodes these proteins:
- a CDS encoding NERD domain-containing protein — translated: MEPINPPITISNEVNIDREELKKTMSNKEKGELGERFTCEAFENSIVFKNIPTTKFGGDIDSIIIKDGVLFWIEVKNVNTDFIISPDWSQTHVEARFDDAHEYKVQGYADKFGIKDIVKMLVIPEFVIANPAINYTLNEINLHIVETHRQALSEEDAVCWKNTITDFVDACIDNRNEDCNGNESKTTKDSTNRSVKINTGIALDYGLEPSFRALLLVLFIKKYYLKHFIEHFTKQKTPIFHSTISDEFETLAHFTIHQELNEHKLKGGWDLTQARGRVSKMEDMNDIHDKTLYLLGKLDDYGIRPLDVDRVTLLKYVMGILMCSRRCANRWVNFLYRLSWKDWY